The nucleotide sequence GTCCGGTGGGGGCTGCCGGTCAGCAAAACCATCCACAACGTCTCGCTGGCCGCCGTCATCGGCGGGCTCATTTTCGCCGCGGGCATTCTGCCGCACAAGGTCGGCGGATCCCGGTCGAAGGAGGCCGACGCCCCGGAACACCCGGCCTTCACCCGCGCCCTTGCCATCGCGGCCGCTGCAGGCGTGGCGTGGACGTTGTCGGCCATCGCCGTGCTGGTCCTTACCTACTCGGATGTAGCTGGGCAGGGAGTCTCCGGGGACGCCGAGTACACCCGCGCCCTCGTTTTCTTCATGACAGACATCGAAACCGGGCGCGCCTGGCTGGCCGTCACGATCATCGCCGCCGTGGTGACAACCGCCCTCTTCGGAGTCCGTTCACTGACAGGCCTGGCATTCACGCTGCTGCTGGCACTGATCGGCCTGGTCCCCACCGCGCTGATTGGCCACTCCGCCAGCTCCAACGACCATGAAGGCGCCATCAACTCCCTGGGCCTGCACCTGGTAGGGGTCAGCGTCTGGGTGGGCGGCATCATCCTGCTGGCCCTCCTCTCCGGCATCCTCGCCCCGCGCAACGCGGCCACCGCCGCCCGTAGCGGCCAGAGCGGCCAGGCCGGCCACCTGTCCCAGCCGGCAAGCCAGGAAATCACCGAACCGGTCCTCCGCCGGTTCTCCTCCCTTGCTGGCTTCGCCTTTGCGCTGGTCTTCGCCTCGGGCGTCATCAACGCCAGCATCCGGGTGACCAGCTGGACAGACCTGTTCGGCTCGGCCTACGGCCAGCTGATCCTCGCCAAGTCCGCTGCCACATTGGTACTGGGCGGGATCGGCTTCATGCACCGGCAGTGGGTCATCCCGCAGCTGACCCGCGCGGGATCGGCCCTGTCTGCCCGCCGCGTACTGTGGCAGCTGATTCTCATCGAACTCCTCATCATGGGCGCCACGTCCGGGATCGCAGTCGCACTGGGCCGCTCGGCGCCGCCGGAGCCCACCAGCTATGCCCCTGACGCCTCGCCAGCATTCATTCTCTCCGGCTACGAGCTGCCACCCGAGCTGACGCCCGAACGCTGGGTCACCGAATGGCGCCTGGACTGGCTCTGGGTCGCCGTGGCCGTCTTCGGCCTGGCGTCCTATCTCCTGGGCGTGGCCAAGGTCCGCGCACGCGGGGACAAGTGGCCCTGGTTCCGCACCGTGCCCTGGATCATCGGCCTTCTGGTGCTGACCTACATCACGTCGGGACCGCCGTCGGTATACGGCCGGGTACTGTTCTCCGCGCACATGGTGGACCACATGGCCCTCACCATGGTGGCCCCGATCTTCCTGGTGCTCGGTGCCCCCGTGACGCTTGCGCTCCGGGCACTTCCGGCACGGAAGGACGGCTCCCGCGGCCTCCGGGAGTGGCTCCTGCTGTTCGTGCATTCGAAGTTCTCGCAGGTGGTCACCCACCCGCTGTTCGCCGCCGCCAACTTCGCCGGCTCGATCGTGCTTTTTTATTACTCGGATCTGTTCAGCTTCGCGATGCGCGAGCATGTGGGCCACGAGCTGATGAACCTGCACTTTGCCCTGACGGGCTACATCTTCGTGCTCAGCATGATCGGCTCGGACCCGCTGCCCCGGCGTGCGCCGTACCCGCTGCGGCTCCTGCTGCTGCTGGCCACCATGGGCTTCCACGCCTTCTTCGGTGTGGCCATCATGGGCGGCACCAACCTGCTGGCGGCCGACTACTTCGGCAACCTCGGCCGCAGCTGGGGAGGGTCCGCGCTGCAGGACCAGCAAATGGGCGGCGCCGTGGCCTGGGGCATCGGCGAGGTGCCCACGCTGCTGGTGGCGATCGGCGTCGCCATCATGTGGTCGAAATCAGATGAACGCGAAACCCGGCGCACCGACCGGGCCGCGGACAGGAATAATGACGCCGATCTCACCGCTTACAACGATATGTTTGCCAAATTGGCTGAACGCGACGCCAAGCTGGCTGAACGCAACTCAAAGCTGGAAGGACGCTGATGAGCGAAACCGTACGCACCCACCTCCGGGTCCGCGCCTCCGAACTTGTAGGCCGCAACTGGCTGAACACCGGCGGCAAGTCTTTGGACCTGGAAGCCCTGCGCGGCAAGATCGTGCTCCTGGACTTCTGGACCTTCTGCTGCATCAACTGCCTCCATGTGCTGGACGAACTCCGGCCGCTGGAGGAAAAGTACTCCGACGTCCTGGTCACCGTGGGCGTCCACTCCCCGAAGTTCGAGCACGAGGCCGATCCTGTCGCGCTGGCCGCCGCCGTGGAACGCTACGAAATCCACCACCCGGTCCTGGACGACCCCGAACTGGAAACCTGGAAGGCCTACACGGCCCGCGCCTGGCCCACACTGGTGGTCATTGACCCCGAGGGCTACATCGTGGCGCACCTGTCAGGCGAAGGCCACGCTGACGGCCTCGGCGTGCTCATTCCCGAGCTGATTGCCGAGCACGAGGCCCGCGGTACCCTCCACCGCGGCAGCGGCCCCTACGTGGCCCCGGAGCCGACGTCCGGAACCCTGCGGTTCCCGGGCAAGGCCCTCTACCTGCCGTCCGGCCGTGGTTCGCAGTCCGCCAGTTCCGCGCCCGACGGCGGTGCTGCCGCCGGCAGCGCTGCAAACGGTGCCACTGACGCCGGCACCTGGCTGGTCACCGACACCGGGCACCACCGCGTCCTGGAGCTCGGCACCGACTTCCACACCGTGCTGAACACCTTCGGTTCCGGGGAGAAGGGCCACGCCGACGGCGCCGCCGGCACCGCCCGGTTCAACGAACCGCAGGGTCTTGTCCTGCTGCCGGAAGACGTGGCAGCCAAGACGGGCTACGACGTCGTAATTGCCGACTCCGTCAACCACCGCCTGCGGGGGCTGTCGCTGGCGGACGGTACCGTCACCACGCTCGTTGGCAGCGGCGTGCAGCGGCTCCTCGAGACCGGTCCCGCGCGCGTGGACGAGGACGCGGCCGGTTTCACCGGGCGCCTGGGGGACCATCCCCTGGATGTCGCCCTCAGCTCGCCGTGGGACGTTGTCTGGTCCAGCAAGCTGAACGCCGTGGTGATCGCCATGGCCGGCGTGCACCAGATCTTCAGCTACGAACCGCTCACCGGGGACGTCTCGATCATCGCCGGCAACGGGCTGGAAGGCCTGCTGGACGGGCCCGCCCACGAGGCATGGTTCGCGCAGCCATCAGGTGTGGCCGAGGACGCTGATGGAAATATCTGGGTGGCCGACTCCGAGACCTCTGCCCTGCGCAAGCTGGTGATCGACGACGACGGCACCGTCACCGTCGAATCCGCCGTGGGCAAGGGGCTCTTCGACTTCGGGTTCCGCGACGGCGACGCCTCCGCGGCGCGCCTGCAGCACCCGCTGGGCGTCACGGTGCTGCCTGACGGGTCCGTGGCGATCGCCGATACCTACAACGGTGCGGTGCGCCGCTACGACCCCGCTGCCAAAACCGTCTCCACGCTGGCGCGCGGCCTGGCCGAGCCGTCCGACGTGATCGTCGATCACACCCAGACAGCCGGCGCCGAGCCGCTGCTGGTGGTGGTCGAGGCGAACAAGCACCAGCTCGTGTACGTGCCCATCCCCAAGGAAGCACAGCAGGTGGATGAGGGCGCTTCCCAGACGCACCGGCCCAAGAGCCCCGTGGCGCCCGGCCTGCTGGAGCTCACGGTCCGCTTCACGGCACCCACCGGCCAGAAGCTCGACGACCGCTGGGGCGACCCCACCCAGCTGAAGATCTCCTCCACCCCGCCGGAGCTCATCGTGTCCGGCGGCGGGACCTCTGTTGGCCTGCTCCGCACGCTGGAACTGGCCTCCGACGTTCCGGAGGGCGTGCTGCACATTACCGCCCGGGCAGCCGCCTGCGACGGCCCGGAAACCGAGGACGGCGAGATTCCGGACCACGCGGCCTGCCACCTCTACCAGCAGGACTGGGGCATCCCCGTGGTGCTGCAGGCCGACGGCGACACCGACCTGGTGCTGGACCTCCGCGGCATGGACTAAGGTCCCGCGCTGCGAAGCAAAGGCTGCCGCCCGTGACCACGCGTCACGGGTGGCAGTCTTTTGCCGATCCATGCGGCAAGCGAGGTCCTAGAAGGTGAGGAGCGGCGTGACCTTGATGGTGTCGCCGTTGATGTCCAGACGCGTGGTGAAGCTGAAATCGTGCTCCACGTCCAGGGGCGAGACGGCTCCGGTGAACAGGTCGATCTGCTGGGCGGTGATCTTGGCCTTGCCGTCCAGCGGCGCCACCACCCAGCGGCCGTCAAAAGGCTCGATGGTGACCTTCGGGTACTGGGTGATGCTCCACTTGATGGTCCCGTCCACCACGCGGTTATTCGTGACGTGGTAGAACGGGCAGTCGGGCTGGAGCCGCTGCTGCTGGCCGGCTTCCGCCGCGCACTTGTCGAGGAACTCCTTGACCCGGGCGGACACCGCCTGGTTCAGTTCGTCCGTGGCATGCGTGAGCAGGTTCAGCGGCGCGGCGGGGGC is from Arthrobacter sp. QXT-31 and encodes:
- a CDS encoding cytochrome c oxidase assembly protein, which codes for MAFGVPRAWQLAGLGALILGLVAALLFSGAAAAREVSDPGALVRWGLPVSKTIHNVSLAAVIGGLIFAAGILPHKVGGSRSKEADAPEHPAFTRALAIAAAAGVAWTLSAIAVLVLTYSDVAGQGVSGDAEYTRALVFFMTDIETGRAWLAVTIIAAVVTTALFGVRSLTGLAFTLLLALIGLVPTALIGHSASSNDHEGAINSLGLHLVGVSVWVGGIILLALLSGILAPRNAATAARSGQSGQAGHLSQPASQEITEPVLRRFSSLAGFAFALVFASGVINASIRVTSWTDLFGSAYGQLILAKSAATLVLGGIGFMHRQWVIPQLTRAGSALSARRVLWQLILIELLIMGATSGIAVALGRSAPPEPTSYAPDASPAFILSGYELPPELTPERWVTEWRLDWLWVAVAVFGLASYLLGVAKVRARGDKWPWFRTVPWIIGLLVLTYITSGPPSVYGRVLFSAHMVDHMALTMVAPIFLVLGAPVTLALRALPARKDGSRGLREWLLLFVHSKFSQVVTHPLFAAANFAGSIVLFYYSDLFSFAMREHVGHELMNLHFALTGYIFVLSMIGSDPLPRRAPYPLRLLLLLATMGFHAFFGVAIMGGTNLLAADYFGNLGRSWGGSALQDQQMGGAVAWGIGEVPTLLVAIGVAIMWSKSDERETRRTDRAADRNNDADLTAYNDMFAKLAERDAKLAERNSKLEGR
- a CDS encoding NHL domain-containing thioredoxin family protein; translation: MSETVRTHLRVRASELVGRNWLNTGGKSLDLEALRGKIVLLDFWTFCCINCLHVLDELRPLEEKYSDVLVTVGVHSPKFEHEADPVALAAAVERYEIHHPVLDDPELETWKAYTARAWPTLVVIDPEGYIVAHLSGEGHADGLGVLIPELIAEHEARGTLHRGSGPYVAPEPTSGTLRFPGKALYLPSGRGSQSASSAPDGGAAAGSAANGATDAGTWLVTDTGHHRVLELGTDFHTVLNTFGSGEKGHADGAAGTARFNEPQGLVLLPEDVAAKTGYDVVIADSVNHRLRGLSLADGTVTTLVGSGVQRLLETGPARVDEDAAGFTGRLGDHPLDVALSSPWDVVWSSKLNAVVIAMAGVHQIFSYEPLTGDVSIIAGNGLEGLLDGPAHEAWFAQPSGVAEDADGNIWVADSETSALRKLVIDDDGTVTVESAVGKGLFDFGFRDGDASAARLQHPLGVTVLPDGSVAIADTYNGAVRRYDPAAKTVSTLARGLAEPSDVIVDHTQTAGAEPLLVVVEANKHQLVYVPIPKEAQQVDEGASQTHRPKSPVAPGLLELTVRFTAPTGQKLDDRWGDPTQLKISSTPPELIVSGGGTSVGLLRTLELASDVPEGVLHITARAAACDGPETEDGEIPDHAACHLYQQDWGIPVVLQADGDTDLVLDLRGMD